Genomic DNA from Excalfactoria chinensis isolate bCotChi1 chromosome 11, bCotChi1.hap2, whole genome shotgun sequence:
AAGAGAGAACTGGGAGTTGCCATAATGACAGGAagtgtttttctgtctctttgcaGTGCTACCTGGGGGATGCATTCCGCTGTGCCAGTTGCCCTTACCTGGGGATGCCTGCCTTCAAGCCTGGAGAGAAGATCCTGCTGAAAGAGAACCAGCTGCATGATGCCTAAGAAAGTCATCTCTGAATATCCTGAAAGGGACCTCCCTGCTTTGCCATCAGCCTGAGATGCAGAGGTTCTTCTTACAGTTCTCCTCATCCGCTCAAATTCCTGCTCTCCAGACAATACTCCTTATGGGGAGGGACGCTGTGGGGTGGGGAGTGACACTGCTGTGAGATCATCACATGTAATCAACTTTGGGCTAAGTGATAATCTGTGGTGGCCAGTGGTCTTGTATGTATTAGACTTCTTAATGCTAAGCCTTGTAGCTGCCTTCACTCAATACTGAGACGCTGGCCGTCCCAGCATGTCCCaccagcagagggaagcagaatgGTGTCAGATTGACCTTGTGTGCGGTGGCAGGAGCCTCACCAGTGCTTCCCCAAGCCCACATTGCTCCTTACCCTTATTACTGTGTGTTAACAGCTGTGGCTCAGCCCTCAGGGTGATGTTGGGCTCTTTCTATTTTGGAAGTCTGAACCTGAAATTCTTTGCCAGGTGAAGGTGACTCAGCAGCTCCTGTTGCAGGTCAGGAGCAGCTAGTGCTCTTTGCTGTGTACTCCTTGGAAATTCATCAGGCTGTCAGAGTTTACCAAGTGTTTTGGGGCTGTCACCCCCCTCCATCACCTGTTTTGAATTACAAAGATTCATTCCCACTGAGGTAGATAACTGCCGCCCTTaaggcagggagaaaattaaCCTTGTCCTCCCCCATCTCTGACCAACAAAAACACGAGGGCAGTCTGAGACCGACGCCTCTCTTGCTGGTTATCAAGTGAGTTACCCGCAGTGTCCAATACAGTAGAGCATAGCAATAACTTAATTTCTGGTTGATACTATTTATTTGCGTTCTTAATGCTACTGAAGCATCCTCACAGGTGCAGGATgagggagctgctggtgctctgtgccagggaaggagaggaggaaaacacGACTTGCTCTATAGGTCAGGACTTCTTGTTGTTTCCTCACGTAGGGGTCTGGGATGAAAAGCTGTTCtgttcttaaaataaacatgacCAATAATCAAGTATTTGTGTTAGAACTGGTACTGGTGGCATTTTAAACATGTGTCTCTCCTTTTACTTGGTTTCTGCTTGGGGCCCTTAGAGACTTCTGGAGCCATTTCAGCATTAGCTTGCTTTGTGCGTCTTGACTCCTTGAGGTGTGCAAAGCCTGTGTAGATGAAAGggcagatgctgctgtgcaCTCTGTTGTACTCAGCTTACCTGGGAGCCAGGTTGGTGGAGTGACCTCCAGCATCCCTTCTTGCCTTCCTCCTGAGTCCCTGGTTCTTGCTGAGCAACTCCCAGGGAGCCTCAAATCCTGTGATAAACTTCCCGTCCAGCAAAATCGAGAGTGCTCTCATCTTGCAAGCAAAAGCAATAGGTCAAAACTAACCACCTTTAGGGATTCTATTGCTTGTTTTCAGCCTCACTGACAGTGGAAGGTGAGATCTTGCTGCGGACAGGAGAAATGTGGCTCTAAGTGACAAAGCTGGTATGAATCACGGGCAACATTGTTGTAAGAGATGGGCCCCCTCAGCTgtctcctgcagcagtgggagcagaaCATGCCTTCCAAACAGGGAGCTGAGTTTTTCAATGATAAagtgagctctgctttcctttcaggGGCAAATAAGATAAGAGAGGGTGGTGGAGGCTTTTGTTTCACCATGATTCACAGCGCTGGAATTTAAACAAGCTGGAAACACTTTCAGATACTGCAGAGTTCAGTTAATGATGGTTAAGACTGTATAATCTTGTTCACTTCAGACAGCGTTGCTGTCTGAGAGGCCCTCAAACGGGGACAGACTCTGGCAGTGGGATATCTGGTGGGACTCTACTGCCATCGTGCTGGCTTTGAGCATATTTGTCCTTTTAGTCCCCTTTGAAAACCTGAAGGTTTTTAAGAAGAAGGTGGATGTTTCATTGAGGATGTGGATAGTGGCCATGGTGGGGATAGGTTGGTGcttggatgatcttagtggtcttttccagcctcgATTCTAGGATCCTCTGCAGGTGGGTGGGATGCTCTGCCCATAGATTAAAAACCCCATTGAGCTGATGGACAGAAGACAGCTGCCAAGCCGTATGAAGTAAGCCCTGGGATTCACTGCCTGTCTTCATTCGTTCCAGTTATGCTTATAACTACAGGGAGAAGGCCCAGTGCGTGTGCCTGGATGCCTCTCTCCAGCCTGACTTGCTGTGGTTTCCAGTCTCCAGCCACACCTGATGATTTTTGCTGGCTTCTCTGCTGCCTCCCTCCAGTGGCCGTGCTCTGGCTCTCCTGCTCCAGGTCCTGGTGCACTGCAAAGCCCAGCACCATCGGCTGCTCCTGCCAGCATCACTGGGGCTGGTGGTGGGCACTGCTGTCCTGGGGACGTGGAAATGGTCTGTCTTGCTGAGGCTGCCCTCTGTGCATCTCAGGGTTCTGTGCCCCATTTCCAGGGCATCAGATGTGCAGGTGTTCAGGTAACACTTCCTTCACAGAGTATGGTCCCTCCATCTTTATGTTCTTCCCCAAACtctctcctgctttccttcctttttgcaTGCCAACCACACATACCTCAGGAGCAATCCTGCTTcttggtttgctttgctgttcagTATTTCCCTTTGCCCTGCCCAGGGTTCTGCTGATCCGCTCCCTGCTCCATCCCATATGGGTTCCCATTGCCATTCCCACTCTTGGACATGGAGTGAGATCCCTTTCTCAGCGTGCAGGGAGCAGGGCACTGTGTTTATTATCACCCCATGTAGGCACTGATGCCTGTGATGTGTCCAGTCTGATGACATCTTTCTGAGAACTTGAAATTCTGAGGCTCGGTTCCGGATTTTAAACTCCTCAATCTACAAAGGCAGATCCCCACATTTCCTGCTTGCTCTTGCCAAAGCCCTTGAGATTTCAAGAGATTATCTCAGCCAGTTCCTCATGTTGTCATGGTAAGTGACTCCACATCTGGCTTGCTTCTTTATTGGGGTTTTCCCTGGTTCTGGCTTGCTCCTGTGTGCCCCTTTTGTGCCCGACCCCACCACACTCAGGTGTGAGATAGAGGCACACCTGAACACCTCTGCTTCCCCCAGGTCACATCGTTGCGGTTCTTCCTCCTGGTGAAGCAACAGGCTGAGCCTCCTCTGCCTTCCTCTGGTGTTTGATGCAGTTGCACAAGCAGGGAACCTTCTGCGGTCCTCCTCAGTTTTAACTCCCAGGGTACTAAGATGTCATTGCAGGACCTGTTATTTTGCAATGAGAAGGGTGAGCGGATGGGTCAGATCTGAAGGGTTACAACACATGGGGTTCCATCAGGCTGGTGACCGCTCACTGGTGTGGGGCTCcacagggctccattttagggccagttCTCTTTTTGTGTATTTAAAGTCACCTCAACCTGCTGCCAATGCTCCTAATGCAGGGCACTATGGGCCTTCTTGGCAGCTGGGGCACACTGCTTGCTTGTGGCCAACTCGGTGCCCAGCAGGACAACTTGTTGCTTGTGTCAGCTTGATGGATGCGGTGTTGGGACAATATTCAGTGTCTTacagaagaaagatgagaagGGACAGGTAGTTCTGGCAAGACTACCTGATATAGGATGCTGATGTGAAACTAAATGGCAGCAAATGGCACTTGGGAGGAGGGTAAGAGGGAGCAGAGTGAGCACTGCTCCCACAGGGCCATGTCTGATGGCAGCACGTTAACAAAGACCATGgccagctggagcagcacttCCTCTGCTGGATCTGTCCCCTGCTCAGAAAGGGCTCTGGGTGAGGGGAATGGGGAAGTCCTTCCTCCGGTGCCCATGGGGTGTGCACTTCACCGGTGCATCTGTGCGAGGGACTGGGAGCAGTGGGGTGGAACCAGCAGCACATGTGGTGGGCTGTGGTGTGACTGTGTCAGAGCCCTGGGCTGAGACAAGATCAAAGATGTTATCAAGCAACGGAGCCAGGGGATAAAACTGGGTTGAAGCTCACTTCAGGAACCCAAGCAGAGGGTGAGCTGCAGCGTGAAACAGGAACTGCCTGCACTGGTGCTGGGAGGATGCAGCCTCCACCCCTTCACTGCACGTGATTTGGATGCTGGAGGTCTTCTGGAGCAGTGGCCAAGGAAGGAGCCATGAGCATCCCGGTGCTGAAGGGCatcctttccctgctgctccttgcatgGCCATCCACTGGTAAGTGCAAGTGCTGTGCCCTCATCCTGCCTGGGGAGGCGGGGGGGTAGAgtggggcactgctgctgcctggggaccTGTGGGCAGCTGGGTGcatctgctctcagctctgttGGGAGTGTGGAAGGATCGCAGCGCTGCAGCACCGGCCCTTCcaaggctgcctgcagggcacTTGCTGTCTCTTTGAGCTCTTCCATCTATGCAGCTATAACGCACCTGCAGGAGGTTTGGGACAAAGctgcctctgcttttctgcctgccctgtgctcctcctgcagcttttAACTCCCTGTAGGCACCAGTACCTTCACCACTGCCTGTGCCCAGCCACCGGGACATCAAACAGGCTGGGGCAGGAGTAAgcctgctgcctggggctgccATCCTCAGTGCTCCGCAAGGAGGATGTGGGTGTTTCACGGCACAAACACAACCTCCgtgcttctttttctgcagaactgCCTCACCAGTCTCAGCACGGCATCGATGTGTCCATAGGGTCAAATCTCACCCTCCACTGTATGCCAGACAGCCCTGACACGGAGCTGGTGTGGTGTAGCACCCTGAACAAAAAGAAGGAGGGGAAGATGGTAGAGGAAGACACGGAGACTCATCTACAAGAGAAAAATGGTTCTTACAACCTCACCTTTACGAGCATAAATGAAAAGCATGCTGGAAACTACACATGCAATATGAAGATCCCATACTGCGTGGATGTTAGAAGAAAGAACTGCCCATGCAAAAGCTGCAAGGCTACTTATACCTATGGAAGGGGTGAGCCAGAGATGGGCTGTGTGAGGTGGGTGGGATGTGACTGCAGCTCAGAGGCTCATGagtggcagctgctggagggggGCACAGTTATTTCATGTCTGTTTTGTGGGCAGTGCGTGCTGGGGGGATAAATCTGCTGCAAGGTGCAGCCACGTGCTGGTTTGTTTCCTGCAGGGTTTCGTAGCCAGCCAAAAACCTCAGCCATCGTGCTGTGTAGGTTCATGGTCCAGCCAGAGAATGAGACCATGCTCGTGAGGTGGTGGACATTTCCAGAGCTTCATGGTTACCCCTCTGGGTACTGCAAGAATGCAGCCAGCGCAGAGGCCACCATGTGTAATGTGTCAAGCAGCAGCTTCACAGGCACTGAAAATGCCAGCCAAGGGATGGCTCCCAGTAAGTGACACTGCTTCTCCCTGTGGGTGCCACTGCCTCTGTCTGGGTGCTCACACCTGTCCCTGCTTCCAGGCCCTGACCCTGAGATGTCTCCAACCCGTGAGCCTCAGATGCATAAAGGTGAGCAACCACGGCTCCAGGACGGAGCTGGAGCCCAAACCTGGAGCCTGCTGTGGGGACAGCAGCTCACACACGTTCCTTTGCTCCTCAGATCTCATAGCCATCGCCTACACGTACGGCATCCCCAGCTTAGTGGTCGTGACTcttctcttcctgctctgtATTTTGGTGTGCctgtgcagaagaaaacaaaggaatgcTAAAGGTAAGGCTgagcctgggctgtgctgctgtgggagctggggaGCATCTTCTCTATGGGCTTCTTGGGTGAAAGAAGCAGTGGGAAACCCCTGTCCGTGCAGGTGTTTTCTGCATTAAACGTAACTGCACTCAATGTTATCTTTTCTTTAGGAACTCCTGAAAGCAAGCACGCAGCAGAGGTGAATCAGCTCAGCACGGTAAGGCAGCCAGAGCTTTTCATGTGCCGTGTCCCCCCCTCCAACAAAAAGCACACTGGCAAAGTGAATGCCAACTGAAAGGGCACTGGAGCTTCAGAAACCTCTGTGCCAAGCCAGGCCCTCCTGCACAGTGGGAAATAACTCGTGTCAGTCCCTGGGcagtgcagaacagagaagCCAAAGGCTCCGCTCACCTTTGTCTTCCTCTGCAGCCTCCCCCGGCATCTCAGGCCGAAGATGTGACGTATGCAAAGCTGATCTTTGACAAGGCAGGTTCGGTACCTGCAGCCTCGGAGGTGGTGTACACGGAAATAAAGCCGCTGCAAAAGAGCTGAGGGTGGCCACGCTGCTCTGCAAAGGG
This window encodes:
- the LOC140257307 gene encoding uncharacterized protein yields the protein MSIPVLKGILSLLLLAWPSTELPHQSQHGIDVSIGSNLTLHCMPDSPDTELVWCSTLNKKKEGKMVEEDTETHLQEKNGSYNLTFTSINEKHAGNYTCNMKIPYCVDVRRKNCPCKSCKATYTYGRGFRSQPKTSAIVLCRFMVQPENETMLVRWWTFPELHGYPSGYCKNAASAEATMCNVSSSSFTGTENASQGMAPSPDPEMSPTREPQMHKDLIAIAYTYGIPSLVVVTLLFLLCILVCLCRRKQRNAKGTPESKHAAEVNQLSTPPPASQAEDVTYAKLIFDKAGSVPAASEVVYTEIKPLQKS